The following are encoded in a window of Streptomyces sp. Go-475 genomic DNA:
- a CDS encoding methyltransferase, with translation MSSSSPGEHLEPTDQDLDVLLKNLGNLVTPMAVRVAATLRLVDHLLAGAGTVADLAARTDTHPQALARLVRHLTVVGVLEGGEPDRPLRPTRLGLLLADGHPAQQRAWLDLNGAVSHADLAFTGLLDVVRTGRPAYSGRYGRPFWEDLSADRELADSFDALMSCDEDLAFEAPADAYDWSAVRHVLDVGGGNGGLLAAIAQRAPHLRGTLVELAGPAERARRRFEDAGVDDRVTVAEGDFFKPLPVTADLVLLSFVLLNWSDEDALTILRRCVQALEPGGKILVLDRADVEGDGADRFFSTLLDLRMLTFMGGRVRTRDEVVALAGSAGLALASERASGSATLPFDFSILEFTAAPEGAAPVLPAQE, from the coding sequence GTGAGCTCTTCCTCACCCGGGGAACACCTGGAACCGACCGACCAGGACCTCGACGTACTCCTCAAGAACCTCGGCAACCTGGTGACCCCGATGGCCGTCCGGGTCGCCGCGACGCTCCGCCTGGTCGACCACCTGCTGGCCGGAGCCGGCACCGTCGCCGACCTCGCCGCCCGTACGGACACCCACCCCCAGGCGCTCGCCCGCCTGGTCCGCCACCTGACCGTGGTCGGCGTCCTGGAGGGCGGGGAGCCGGACCGGCCGCTGCGCCCCACCCGCCTCGGGCTGCTCCTCGCCGACGGCCATCCGGCGCAGCAGCGGGCCTGGCTGGACCTGAACGGGGCCGTCTCCCACGCCGACCTGGCCTTCACCGGCCTCCTGGACGTGGTGCGCACCGGCCGTCCCGCCTACTCCGGGCGGTACGGGCGGCCCTTCTGGGAGGACCTCTCGGCGGACCGGGAGCTGGCCGACTCCTTCGACGCGCTCATGTCCTGCGACGAGGACCTGGCCTTCGAGGCCCCGGCCGACGCCTACGACTGGTCGGCGGTGCGGCACGTCCTCGACGTGGGCGGCGGCAACGGCGGGCTGCTCGCGGCCATCGCCCAGCGCGCACCGCACCTCCGGGGCACCCTGGTCGAGCTGGCGGGACCGGCCGAGCGCGCCCGGCGCAGGTTCGAGGACGCCGGGGTCGACGACCGGGTCACCGTGGCGGAGGGCGACTTCTTCAAGCCGCTGCCCGTCACCGCCGACCTCGTCCTGCTCTCCTTCGTCCTGCTCAACTGGTCCGACGAGGACGCGCTGACGATCCTGCGCCGCTGCGTCCAGGCGCTCGAACCGGGCGGCAAAATCCTCGTCCTGGACCGCGCCGACGTGGAGGGCGACGGCGCCGACCGGTTCTTCAGCACCCTGCTCGACCTGCGGATGCTGACGTTCATGGGCGGACGGGTGCGCACCCGGGACGAGGTCGTGGCCCTGGCCGGGTCGGCCGGACTCGCCCTGGCCTCGGAGCGCGCCAGCGGCTCCGCCACCCTCCCCTTCGACTTCTCGATCCTCGAGTTCACCGCCGCCCCCGAAGGGGCCGCACCCGTCCTCCCAGCACAGGAGTAG
- a CDS encoding alpha/beta fold hydrolase, whose translation MSERIVPSGDVELWSDDFGDPADPALLLVMGGNLSALGWPDEFARRLADGGLHVIRYDHRDTGRSTTRDFAEHPYGFGELAADAVAVLDGWGVDRAHVVGLSMGATIAQVIALDHHDRLSSLTMMLGGGLDIDFDANIERVMRGEPTADGLPGPQQPFLDALALMQQPAEGRAAEVAKRVSKWRILSGTGVPFDDAEYARWEERAIDHAGGVLTEPYAHYSLTLPPPERAAELRDVTVPALVIQAEHDPIAPAPHGKHLAGLIPTARLVEIPGMGHALPSSVHGPVAEAILAHTRAAS comes from the coding sequence ATGTCCGAACGCATCGTGCCCAGTGGGGACGTCGAGCTGTGGAGCGACGACTTCGGTGACCCGGCGGACCCGGCGCTGCTGCTCGTCATGGGCGGCAACCTCTCCGCCCTGGGCTGGCCCGACGAGTTCGCCCGGCGGCTCGCCGACGGCGGCCTCCACGTCATCCGCTACGACCACCGCGACACCGGCCGCTCCACCACCCGCGACTTCGCCGAACACCCCTACGGCTTCGGCGAACTGGCCGCCGACGCGGTCGCCGTCCTCGACGGCTGGGGCGTCGACCGCGCCCATGTCGTCGGCCTGTCGATGGGGGCGACCATCGCGCAGGTCATCGCACTCGACCACCACGACCGGCTGAGCAGCCTGACCATGATGCTGGGCGGCGGGCTCGACATCGACTTCGACGCCAACATCGAGCGAGTGATGCGCGGCGAACCCACGGCGGACGGCCTGCCCGGGCCGCAGCAGCCGTTCCTCGACGCGCTCGCCCTGATGCAGCAGCCGGCCGAGGGGCGCGCCGCCGAGGTGGCCAAGCGGGTGAGCAAGTGGCGCATCCTCTCCGGGACGGGCGTGCCGTTCGACGACGCCGAGTACGCGCGGTGGGAGGAACGGGCGATCGACCACGCGGGCGGTGTCCTCACCGAGCCGTACGCCCACTACTCCCTGACCCTGCCGCCGCCCGAGCGGGCCGCCGAGCTGCGTGACGTCACCGTGCCGGCCCTGGTCATCCAGGCCGAGCACGACCCCATCGCGCCCGCACCGCACGGCAAGCACCTCGCCGGACTCATCCCCACCGCCCGCCTGGTGGAGATCCCCGGCATGGGGCACGCCCTGCCGTCCTCGGTCCACGGGCCGGTGGCCGAGGCCATCCTCGCCCACACCCGGGCGGCGTCATGA
- a CDS encoding class I SAM-dependent methyltransferase gives MTVADEQRAGETMYGADLARVYDLVHRERGKDYRAETEAVAAAARQRRPGARRLLDIACGTGGHLRHFTELFAHVEGVELSAPMAQAARAALPGVTVHRGDMRDFRLDTTFDVVTCMFGSIGYMTSVAELGRALTVFARHLEPGGVAVVDPWWFYETFADGHVSADVVTVDGVTVSRVSHSARRGRTSHMDVHFVVAEPGAGARHFVDTHIISLFSRAEYEQAFREAGFAVEYLPEAPSGRGLFVGVRT, from the coding sequence ATGACCGTGGCGGACGAACAGCGGGCGGGAGAGACGATGTACGGGGCGGACCTCGCCCGGGTCTACGACCTCGTGCACCGGGAGCGCGGCAAGGACTACCGCGCCGAGACCGAGGCGGTCGCCGCCGCCGCCCGGCAGCGCCGGCCCGGCGCCCGGCGGCTGCTCGACATCGCCTGCGGCACCGGCGGCCATCTGCGGCACTTCACCGAGCTCTTCGCGCACGTGGAGGGGGTGGAGCTGTCCGCGCCGATGGCCCAGGCGGCGCGCGCCGCGCTGCCCGGGGTGACCGTGCACCGCGGCGACATGCGCGACTTCCGCCTGGACACCACCTTCGACGTGGTGACCTGCATGTTCGGATCCATCGGCTACATGACGTCGGTGGCCGAACTGGGCCGGGCGCTCACCGTGTTCGCCCGGCACCTGGAGCCCGGCGGGGTGGCCGTCGTCGACCCGTGGTGGTTCTACGAGACGTTCGCCGACGGCCATGTCTCGGCCGACGTCGTGACCGTCGACGGCGTCACCGTCTCCCGGGTCTCGCACTCCGCCCGCCGCGGCCGCACCTCGCACATGGACGTGCACTTCGTGGTCGCCGAACCCGGCGCCGGCGCCCGGCACTTCGTCGACACGCACATCATCTCGCTGTTCAGCCGCGCCGAGTACGAACAGGCGTTCCGGGAGGCCGGCTTCGCGGTCGAGTACCTGCCCGAGGCGCCGTCGGGCCGCGGCCTGTTCGTCGGCGTCCGGACGTGA
- a CDS encoding FAD-dependent oxidoreductase, with translation MNDHEVDVLVVGAGLGGLSTAMFLARQGVRVLVVERRSGLSPYPRAAGQNPRTMELLRIGGVADEVTRANDIRGAQGDFVIRLAQSVRGEVLRTVAESFDDMVAATRPCTPAGWAMLSQDKLEPILLGQAQRHGGAIRFDTRLVSFDQDADGVTARLQGPEGEYDLRAGYLVGADGNRSLVRESLGIERYGHGTLTHMVGVIFDADLSGIMEPGTTGWYYLHHPQFTGTFGPTDRPDRHTLFVEYDPDEGERPEDFTPERCVELIGLALDAPEVRPELVDIQGWEMAARIAERWREGRVFLVGDAAKVTPPTGGMSGNAAVADGFDLAWKLAAVLHGQAGPGLLGTYEDERKVAAELVVAEALAIYAQRMAPHMADVWDKSVGYAETLLGFRYRSSAVLATDDDPARVENPLNPSGRPGFRGPHVPVTRHGERISTVDLFGDGWTLLAGELGADWMAAAETVSAELGVPVRAYRIGAGLTDPEAAVADRYGIGKAGASLVRPDGIVAWRTDEQPSDAAETLGGALRKLLSR, from the coding sequence ATGAACGACCACGAGGTCGACGTTCTGGTGGTGGGTGCGGGCCTCGGTGGCCTGTCGACGGCGATGTTCCTCGCCCGGCAGGGGGTGCGCGTGCTCGTGGTGGAGCGCAGGTCCGGCCTCTCGCCGTATCCGCGGGCCGCGGGGCAGAACCCGCGGACCATGGAGCTGCTGCGCATCGGGGGCGTCGCCGACGAGGTGACCCGGGCCAACGACATCCGCGGCGCCCAGGGCGACTTCGTCATCCGGCTCGCCCAGAGCGTGCGGGGCGAGGTCCTGCGGACCGTCGCGGAGAGCTTCGACGACATGGTGGCCGCCACCCGGCCGTGCACACCGGCCGGCTGGGCGATGCTGTCCCAGGACAAGCTGGAGCCGATCCTGCTCGGCCAGGCGCAGCGGCACGGCGGCGCCATCCGCTTCGACACCCGGCTGGTGTCGTTCGACCAGGACGCGGACGGCGTCACGGCCCGGCTCCAGGGGCCCGAGGGCGAGTACGACCTGCGCGCCGGCTACCTCGTGGGCGCCGACGGCAACCGCAGCCTGGTGCGGGAGTCGCTGGGGATCGAGCGGTACGGACACGGCACGCTGACCCACATGGTCGGGGTCATCTTCGACGCGGACCTCTCCGGCATCATGGAGCCGGGGACGACGGGCTGGTACTACCTGCACCACCCGCAGTTCACCGGCACGTTCGGGCCGACGGACCGGCCCGACCGGCACACCCTCTTCGTCGAGTACGACCCCGACGAGGGCGAGCGCCCCGAGGACTTCACGCCGGAGCGTTGCGTCGAACTGATCGGCCTCGCCCTGGACGCTCCCGAGGTGCGGCCCGAGCTCGTCGACATCCAGGGCTGGGAGATGGCGGCCCGCATCGCCGAACGCTGGCGCGAGGGGCGGGTGTTCCTGGTCGGGGACGCGGCGAAGGTGACGCCGCCGACCGGGGGCATGAGCGGCAACGCGGCCGTCGCCGACGGGTTCGACCTGGCGTGGAAGCTGGCGGCGGTGCTGCACGGGCAGGCCGGGCCGGGTCTCCTCGGCACGTACGAGGACGAGCGCAAGGTCGCGGCGGAGCTGGTCGTGGCGGAGGCGCTGGCGATCTACGCGCAGCGGATGGCGCCGCACATGGCGGACGTGTGGGACAAGTCGGTGGGGTACGCGGAGACACTCCTCGGCTTCCGCTACCGCTCCTCGGCGGTGCTGGCCACGGACGACGATCCGGCGCGGGTGGAGAACCCGCTGAACCCGAGCGGCCGCCCCGGCTTCCGGGGGCCGCACGTCCCGGTGACCCGGCACGGGGAACGGATCTCCACGGTCGACCTGTTCGGCGACGGCTGGACCCTGCTCGCCGGTGAGCTGGGGGCGGACTGGATGGCGGCGGCGGAGACGGTCTCGGCGGAACTGGGGGTGCCCGTCAGGGCGTACCGGATCGGTGCCGGCCTCACGGATCCCGAGGCGGCGGTGGCCGACCGGTACGGCATCGGCAAGGCGGGCGCGAGCCTGGTCCGCCCCGACGGCATCGTCGCCTGGCGCACGGACGAACAGCCGTCGGACGCCGCGGAGACCCTGGGCGGAGCCCTGCGCAAGCTCCTGTCCCGCTGA
- a CDS encoding Gfo/Idh/MocA family oxidoreductase, which translates to MPEHRQQRALRMGVIGTANIAMRRIMPVLAAHDHVDLVAVASRDKGRAERVGAAFGCHGVGDYAELVERDDLDAIYIPLPPAMHHEWALRALRSGKHVLVEKPMSDTYEKTLELMSTASEFGLVLAENFMFLHHSQHAAVRAMLDEAVGELRLFSGSFAVPPLAPESFRYQPALGGGALLDVGVYPLRAAQLYLAGELEVLGACLRVDEATGVDVAGSVLLSDDRGVTAQLDFGFEHSYRSTYALWGNRGRVSVRRAFTPPEQLKPVVRIEQQDVVTERSLPEDNQVFNAMDAFVRAALTGAGPLTDTSVIHRQALLVDRVRRAATLVGDPKTRPGDALAAELA; encoded by the coding sequence ATGCCAGAGCACCGTCAGCAACGGGCGCTCCGAATGGGCGTGATCGGTACGGCGAACATCGCGATGCGCCGGATCATGCCCGTTCTCGCCGCGCACGACCATGTGGACCTCGTCGCGGTGGCCAGCCGGGACAAGGGGAGGGCCGAACGGGTGGGAGCCGCGTTCGGCTGCCACGGCGTGGGGGATTACGCGGAACTCGTCGAGCGGGACGACCTGGACGCCATCTATATTCCGCTGCCGCCCGCCATGCATCACGAGTGGGCACTGCGGGCTTTGCGTTCGGGAAAGCACGTGCTGGTCGAGAAACCGATGTCGGACACGTACGAGAAGACGCTCGAGCTGATGTCGACCGCGTCGGAATTCGGACTCGTGCTGGCCGAGAACTTCATGTTCCTGCACCATTCCCAGCACGCCGCGGTGCGCGCGATGCTCGACGAGGCCGTGGGGGAACTGCGGCTGTTCTCGGGGTCGTTCGCGGTGCCGCCGCTGGCCCCGGAGTCGTTCCGGTACCAGCCGGCGCTGGGCGGTGGCGCGCTGCTCGACGTCGGCGTCTATCCGCTGCGCGCGGCCCAGCTGTACCTGGCCGGGGAGCTGGAAGTGCTCGGGGCCTGCCTGCGGGTGGACGAGGCGACCGGGGTGGACGTGGCGGGCAGCGTGCTGCTGAGCGACGACCGGGGGGTGACGGCCCAGCTGGACTTCGGCTTCGAGCACTCCTACCGGTCGACCTACGCGCTGTGGGGCAACCGGGGCCGGGTGAGCGTCCGGCGGGCCTTCACGCCGCCGGAGCAGCTGAAGCCGGTGGTCCGGATCGAGCAGCAGGACGTGGTGACGGAACGGTCGCTGCCCGAGGACAACCAGGTCTTCAACGCGATGGACGCCTTCGTCCGCGCGGCCCTGACGGGCGCGGGCCCCCTCACCGACACGTCCGTGATCCACCGCCAGGCCCTCCTGGTCGACCGCGTCCGCCGCGCGGCGACCCTGGTCGGCGACCCGAAGACCCGCCCGGGCGACGCCCTGGCAGCCGAACTGGCCTGA
- a CDS encoding activator-dependent family glycosyltransferase, producing the protein MRVLFTSLAHHTHYYPLVPLAWALRTAGHEVRIASQPELTDVITGTGLTAVPVEWSLGALEDLGLLGRLHDEASAHVQGFDYAARGEHPWTYEQLLALENVMVPTLYGALNNDTMVDALVDFARSWQPDLVVWETFTLAGAITARVTGAAHCRLVSGPDISVRARKEFLRLAAEQEPEHREDPTAEWLERTLRRLGCDAGFDEDMVTGQWTVNTTPPSTQLALDLPTVQVRHVPYNGPAVVPDWLRTHPGRSRVCVTLGSSASDVGVDMAELLAHLAELDAEIVATVDEATREAAKDLPDNVRLVDFVPLNDLLPTCDAVVHHGGVGTKATAELHAVPQLILAFGWDTEVMGRGLEDIGAGLCVPSEGLLPDVLRKQVQRLITEPSFAQGARRLQEELLAVPSPNEVVPVLERLVAEHRRDPGASGAAHDTNGLGHHRG; encoded by the coding sequence ATGAGGGTTCTGTTCACCTCACTGGCCCACCACACCCACTACTACCCACTCGTGCCGCTGGCGTGGGCGCTGCGCACCGCGGGCCACGAGGTGCGGATCGCCAGCCAGCCCGAGCTGACCGACGTCATCACGGGCACGGGGCTGACCGCCGTGCCCGTCGAGTGGTCGCTCGGCGCCCTGGAGGACCTCGGCCTGCTCGGCAGGCTCCACGACGAGGCCTCGGCCCACGTGCAGGGCTTCGACTACGCCGCCCGGGGCGAACACCCCTGGACGTACGAGCAGTTGCTGGCCCTGGAGAACGTCATGGTGCCGACGCTCTACGGCGCCCTCAACAACGACACCATGGTCGACGCCCTGGTGGACTTCGCCCGCTCCTGGCAGCCCGACCTCGTCGTCTGGGAGACCTTCACCCTCGCCGGGGCCATCACGGCGCGCGTGACGGGCGCGGCCCACTGCCGGCTGGTCTCCGGCCCCGACATCAGCGTGCGGGCCCGCAAGGAGTTCCTGCGGCTGGCCGCCGAGCAGGAGCCCGAGCACCGCGAGGACCCCACCGCCGAGTGGCTGGAGCGCACCCTGCGGCGGCTGGGCTGCGACGCCGGCTTCGACGAGGACATGGTCACCGGCCAGTGGACCGTCAACACCACGCCGCCCAGCACCCAGCTCGCCCTGGACCTGCCGACCGTCCAGGTGCGGCACGTGCCGTACAACGGTCCCGCGGTGGTGCCGGACTGGCTGCGGACCCACCCCGGGCGCAGCCGCGTCTGCGTGACGCTCGGCTCCTCGGCCTCGGACGTCGGCGTCGACATGGCGGAACTCCTGGCGCACCTCGCCGAACTGGACGCGGAGATCGTCGCCACCGTCGACGAGGCGACCCGCGAGGCGGCGAAGGACCTGCCGGACAACGTACGCCTGGTCGACTTCGTCCCGCTCAACGACCTGCTGCCCACCTGCGACGCGGTCGTGCACCACGGGGGCGTCGGCACCAAGGCGACGGCCGAACTGCACGCCGTGCCCCAGCTGATCCTGGCCTTCGGCTGGGACACCGAGGTCATGGGCCGCGGGCTGGAGGACATCGGAGCCGGCCTGTGCGTGCCGAGCGAGGGCCTGCTCCCGGACGTGCTGCGCAAGCAGGTCCAGCGACTGATCACCGAACCGTCGTTCGCCCAGGGGGCCCGGCGGCTCCAGGAGGAACTGCTCGCCGTGCCCAGCCCCAACGAGGTCGTCCCGGTGCTGGAGCGGCTGGTCGCCGAACACCGCCGCGACCCGGGGGCCTCAGGGGCGGCGCACGACACGAACGGGTTAGGCCACCACCGAGGATGA
- the rfbH gene encoding lipopolysaccharide biosynthesis protein RfbH, which produces MTDTKALVLELARKYHKEQETRAFEPGVTPILSSGAVLDEEDRHALVEAALEMRIAAGVRTRKFESEFARYFRLRKAHMVNSGSSANLLAVSALTSPKLKDLRLRPGDEAITVGAGFPTTINPLVQNGLTPVFVDVELGTYNASLAQIEAAISPRTRLIMIAHALGNPFPVAEVAELARRHDLFLIEDNCDAVGSTYQGKLTGTFGDLSTVSFYPAHHITAGEGGCVLTASLELARIVESMRDWGRDCWCEPGTDNTCLKRFDYQLGTLPAGYDHKYIFSHVGYNLKATDLQGALALSQLQKVDDFVAARRRNWQRLHDGLAGVPGLLLPRATPNSEPSWFGFALTVLPDAGFTRRDLVDFLEGRNIGTRRLFGGNITRHPAYQDVRYRIVDELTNCDTVTEDTFWIGVYPGLTGEMLDYVIETITEFCTRKG; this is translated from the coding sequence GTGACGGACACCAAGGCGCTGGTGCTGGAACTGGCGCGCAAGTACCACAAGGAACAGGAAACGCGCGCGTTCGAACCGGGAGTCACGCCGATCCTGTCCTCGGGCGCGGTCCTCGACGAGGAGGACCGGCACGCCTTGGTCGAGGCCGCACTGGAGATGCGGATCGCCGCCGGCGTGCGCACCCGGAAGTTCGAGAGCGAGTTCGCCCGCTACTTCCGGCTGCGCAAGGCGCACATGGTGAACTCGGGATCGTCGGCCAACCTGCTGGCGGTCAGCGCGCTCACCTCGCCGAAGCTGAAGGACCTGCGGCTGCGCCCCGGCGACGAGGCCATCACGGTGGGCGCCGGCTTCCCGACCACGATCAACCCGCTCGTCCAGAACGGACTGACACCGGTCTTCGTCGACGTCGAACTGGGCACCTACAACGCCTCGCTCGCCCAGATCGAAGCGGCGATCTCCCCGCGCACCCGGCTCATCATGATCGCGCACGCCCTCGGCAACCCGTTCCCCGTCGCCGAGGTCGCCGAACTCGCCCGCCGGCACGACCTGTTCCTCATCGAGGACAACTGCGACGCCGTCGGCTCCACCTACCAGGGCAAACTCACCGGCACCTTCGGCGACCTGTCGACGGTCAGCTTCTACCCGGCCCACCACATCACCGCGGGCGAGGGCGGCTGCGTCCTCACGGCGAGCCTGGAACTGGCCCGGATCGTGGAGTCGATGCGCGACTGGGGCCGCGACTGCTGGTGCGAACCGGGCACCGACAACACCTGCCTGAAGCGGTTCGACTACCAGCTCGGCACCCTCCCGGCCGGCTACGACCACAAGTACATCTTCTCCCACGTCGGCTACAACCTGAAGGCCACCGACCTCCAAGGCGCCCTCGCGCTCAGCCAGTTGCAGAAGGTCGACGACTTCGTCGCGGCCCGCCGGCGCAACTGGCAGCGGCTGCACGACGGACTGGCCGGAGTGCCCGGACTGCTGCTGCCCCGGGCCACCCCGAACAGCGAACCCAGCTGGTTCGGCTTCGCCCTGACCGTGCTGCCCGACGCGGGCTTCACCCGCAGGGACCTCGTCGACTTCCTGGAGGGCCGGAACATCGGCACCCGCCGGCTGTTCGGCGGGAACATCACCCGCCACCCCGCCTACCAGGACGTGCGCTACCGGATCGTGGACGAGCTGACGAACTGCGACACCGTCACCGAGGACACCTTCTGGATCGGCGTCTACCCGGGGCTCACCGGCGAAATGCTCGACTACGTCATCGAGACCATCACCGAGTTCTGCACACGAAAGGGCTGA